The following proteins are co-located in the Streptomyces sp. DT2A-34 genome:
- a CDS encoding DUF6186 family protein — MAEHPVIGYLIWAVLFGAIFAWEGIGLLRPHDGFPTLSDATRAVMRYPAGRWALFALWLWFGWHTFVRGWHFLLRDSP, encoded by the coding sequence GTGGCAGAGCATCCAGTGATCGGCTACCTCATCTGGGCCGTGCTTTTCGGCGCCATCTTCGCCTGGGAAGGCATCGGCCTGCTGCGGCCCCACGACGGCTTTCCCACGCTCAGTGACGCGACCAGAGCCGTCATGCGCTATCCCGCAGGCCGTTGGGCCCTGTTCGCCCTGTGGTTGTGGTTCGGCTGGCACACCTTCGTCCGCGGCTGGCACTTCCTCCTCCGGGACTCCCCCTGA
- a CDS encoding IS5 family transposase (programmed frameshift): protein MVERLVPDELWDLFQRVVPEAPSRPQGGGRRRHGDREVLAVIVFVATSGCTWQQLPSASFGPSGATAHRRFAEWTKARVWAKLHRLVLDELGARGELDWTRCAIDSVNMRALKGGDLTGPNPVDRGKYGSKIHLITERTGLPLSVGISGANLHDSQALIPLVKGIPPIRSRRGRRRRRPGKLHADKGYDYSHLRRWLRQRGITHRIARKGIESSQRLGRHRWTIERTMAWLAGCRRLHRRYERKADHFLAFTSIACTLICYRRLAK from the exons ATCGTTGAGCGGCTGGTGCCGGATGAGTTGTGGGATTTGTTCCAGCGAGTGGTGCCAGAGGCTCCCTCGCGGCCTCAAGGAGGTGGCCGACGCCGCCATGGTGACCGGGAAGTGCTGGCCGTGATCGTGTTCGTGGCGACGTCAGGCTGCACGTGGCAGCAGTTGCCGTCCGCGTCGTTCGGGCCGTCGGGAGCGACGGCCCATCGGCGCTTTGCCGAGTGGACGAAGGCCAGGGTGTGGGCCAAGCTCCACCGCCTGGTCCTCGACGAGCTCGGCGCTCGCGGCGAGTTGGACTGGACCCGCTGCGCGATCGACTCCGTGAACATGCGGGCCCTGAAAGG GGGGGACCTGACGGGTCCGAATCCTGTCGACCGGGGCAAGTACGGGTCGAAGATCCACCTCATCACCGAGCGGACCGGTCTGCCCTTGTCTGTCGGAATCTCGGGGGCGAACCTGCACGACAGCCAGGCCCTGATCCCTCTGGTGAAGGGCATACCGCCAATCCGTTCCCGCCGTGGACGCCGACGTCGCAGGCCGGGCAAGCTCCACGCCGACAAGGGCTACGACTACTCCCACCTGCGTCGATGGTTACGCCAACGTGGCATCACCCACCGCATCGCCCGAAAGGGCATCGAGAGTTCGCAGCGACTGGGCCGCCACCGCTGGACCATCGAACGCACCATGGCCTGGCTCGCCGGCTGCCGCCGCCTCCACCGACGCTACGAGCGCAAAGCCGACCACTTCCTGGCCTTCACCAGCATCGCCTGCACCCTCATCTGCTACCGCAGACTCGCCAAATGA
- a CDS encoding carbonic anhydrase has protein sequence MTDAAALTPSQAFELLLAGNQRFIAGVPQHPNQDAARRAETAPGQRPFAVLFGCSDSRLAAEIIFDRGLGDLFVVRTAGHVAGPEVLGSIEYGVSVLDCPLVVVLGHDSCGAVAATRAALTDGLGTTGYVRDVIERVTPSVLAARAAGLTREDDIIAEHIRQTVDLLLDRSRVLADQVTAGQTAVVGLSYRLADGSAELVTTRGLPTEAAAPGPAA, from the coding sequence ATGACTGATGCCGCTGCACTGACCCCGTCCCAAGCCTTCGAGTTGCTGCTGGCCGGCAACCAGCGATTCATCGCTGGCGTGCCGCAGCACCCGAACCAGGACGCGGCCCGCCGCGCCGAGACCGCACCGGGCCAGCGTCCCTTCGCGGTGCTCTTCGGCTGCTCCGACTCTCGCCTGGCCGCCGAGATCATCTTCGACCGGGGCCTGGGTGACCTGTTTGTGGTCCGCACCGCAGGCCACGTGGCGGGGCCGGAGGTGCTGGGCAGCATCGAGTACGGCGTGAGCGTGCTGGACTGCCCGCTGGTCGTGGTACTTGGCCACGACTCGTGCGGCGCGGTGGCCGCCACCCGCGCCGCCCTGACCGACGGCCTGGGCACCACCGGTTACGTACGCGACGTCATCGAGCGGGTCACGCCCAGTGTCCTGGCCGCTCGCGCTGCCGGGCTCACCCGGGAAGACGACATCATCGCCGAGCACATACGGCAGACCGTCGACCTCCTGCTGGACCGCTCCCGTGTCCTTGCCGACCAGGTCACCGCCGGTCAGACGGCCGTGGTGGGCCTGTCCTACCGGCTGGCCGACGGCAGCGCCGAACTCGTCACCACCCGCGGGCTGCCGACAGAAGCAGCAGCCCCCGGTCCGGCAGCCTGA
- a CDS encoding carbonic anhydrase, producing MQPLIDNARMFGQRPEEFAGLAKGQSPEVLFITCADSRVVPALITGARPGELFELRTAGNIVPPYALEHPTSEAATIEYAVEVLGVKDIVVCGHSHCGAVGAVVRGDDLDAVPAVRDWLAHAADEPKCSDKADPTVAEAVQNHVLTQLLRLRSYPCIDKRLQADQLRLHGWYYEVHTGAVREHRVETDTFEAL from the coding sequence ATGCAGCCCCTCATCGACAACGCCCGCATGTTCGGACAGCGCCCTGAGGAGTTCGCCGGCCTCGCCAAAGGCCAGTCGCCCGAGGTCCTGTTCATCACCTGCGCCGACTCACGGGTCGTCCCGGCCCTGATCACCGGCGCCCGCCCCGGCGAGCTCTTCGAGCTGCGCACCGCGGGCAACATCGTCCCGCCGTACGCCTTGGAGCACCCCACCAGCGAGGCGGCCACCATCGAGTACGCCGTGGAGGTCCTCGGCGTCAAGGACATCGTGGTCTGCGGCCACTCCCACTGCGGCGCCGTGGGCGCCGTGGTGCGCGGCGACGATCTCGACGCCGTGCCGGCTGTGCGGGACTGGCTCGCGCACGCCGCCGACGAGCCCAAGTGCTCCGACAAGGCCGATCCCACGGTCGCCGAGGCCGTGCAGAACCACGTCCTGACGCAGCTGCTGCGGCTGCGCTCCTACCCCTGCATCGACAAGCGCCTGCAGGCGGACCAACTCCGGCTGCACGGCTGGTACTACGAGGTGCACACCGGGGCCGTGCGCGAACACCGCGTGGAGACCGACACGTTCGAGGCGCTGTGA
- a CDS encoding SulP family inorganic anion transporter, producing MNTAYLKQDFAASVVVFLVALPLCVGVAVASGVPAELGIVTGIVGGLVTGLLPGSALQVSGPAAGLTVLVFEAVHAHGLATLGVIVLATGLLQLGMGVLRWGRWFRAISVAVVEGMLAGIGLVLIAGQLYAMTQSKAPSSGIDKIAGLPEVLADSLGSAPAVASLLLGAGTIAVLVLWPKLPKKVRVVPGPLAAVALATVASLAFALPVTKVTVEGLVSVIQPPAPSAFADLASVGVVSTVLAFTLIASAESLFSVAAVDRLHDGPRTQYDKELMAQGIGNTVCGLLGALPMTAVIVRSAANVQAGARTKASRVMHGAWLLLFAALLPAALGVIPIPALAAVLVYSGFKLIPVKGLVALWRGHRGEAVILVVTAVSIVAISMFEGVLIGLGLAVVKTAWEASHIKLEIVDKGAGPVQAHLSGNATFLRLPKILDALEAIPQDRPVELDLSRVHHLDHACRTALENWAERHGVADTASAKVIMTAA from the coding sequence ATGAACACCGCTTATCTCAAGCAGGACTTCGCGGCCTCCGTCGTCGTGTTCCTGGTCGCCCTGCCGCTGTGCGTCGGCGTGGCCGTCGCCTCCGGAGTGCCGGCCGAACTCGGCATCGTCACCGGCATCGTCGGCGGTCTTGTCACGGGCCTGCTGCCGGGCAGCGCCCTTCAGGTGTCAGGCCCGGCCGCCGGTCTGACCGTGCTGGTCTTCGAGGCCGTACACGCGCACGGGCTCGCCACGCTCGGCGTGATCGTGCTGGCCACGGGCCTGCTCCAGCTCGGCATGGGGGTCCTGCGCTGGGGGCGCTGGTTCAGGGCCATCTCCGTCGCCGTGGTCGAGGGCATGCTCGCGGGGATCGGCCTCGTGCTCATCGCCGGCCAGCTGTACGCGATGACCCAGAGCAAGGCTCCGTCGTCCGGCATCGACAAGATCGCCGGGCTGCCGGAGGTGCTCGCCGACTCGCTGGGCTCCGCCCCGGCCGTGGCGTCGCTGCTGCTGGGCGCGGGCACCATCGCCGTACTGGTGCTGTGGCCGAAGCTGCCGAAGAAGGTGCGCGTCGTGCCCGGTCCGCTCGCGGCCGTCGCGCTCGCCACCGTCGCCTCGCTGGCCTTCGCGCTCCCCGTCACCAAGGTGACGGTGGAAGGGCTGGTGTCCGTGATCCAGCCGCCCGCACCCTCCGCCTTCGCGGACCTGGCGTCCGTCGGTGTGGTGAGCACCGTCCTGGCGTTTACCCTGATCGCGTCCGCCGAGTCGCTGTTCAGCGTGGCGGCCGTGGACCGGCTGCACGACGGCCCGCGCACGCAGTACGACAAGGAGCTGATGGCCCAGGGCATCGGCAACACGGTCTGCGGCCTGCTCGGCGCACTGCCCATGACCGCGGTGATCGTGCGCAGCGCGGCCAACGTCCAGGCGGGGGCACGCACCAAGGCCTCCCGAGTGATGCACGGCGCCTGGCTCCTGCTGTTCGCGGCGCTGCTCCCGGCCGCGCTGGGCGTCATCCCCATCCCGGCGCTCGCGGCCGTTCTGGTGTACTCCGGCTTCAAGCTGATCCCGGTGAAGGGGCTCGTCGCCCTGTGGCGCGGGCACCGCGGCGAGGCCGTGATCCTCGTCGTCACCGCGGTGTCGATCGTCGCGATCAGCATGTTCGAGGGCGTACTGATCGGCCTCGGGCTCGCCGTGGTCAAGACGGCCTGGGAGGCGTCGCACATCAAGCTGGAGATCGTCGACAAGGGCGCGGGCCCCGTGCAGGCCCACCTGAGCGGCAACGCGACCTTCCTCCGCCTGCCGAAGATCCTCGACGCCCTGGAGGCGATCCCGCAGGACCGCCCCGTCGAGCTGGACCTGTCCCGGGTGCACCACCTCGACCACGCCTGCCGTACGGCTCTGGAGAACTGGGCCGAGCGGCACGGAGTGGCCGACACCGCGTCGGCCAAGGTCATCATGACCGCCGCCTGA
- a CDS encoding response regulator transcription factor: MSHDSRPRRRLLIAEDEARIASYLSERFTAQGFRTTVVTDGETARRVAMSGGYDLMILDIGLPGEDGFTVVTRLRAAASVLPVIILTARDTVADTVHGLEGGADDYMTKPFSFDELLARVRLRLRLRETDSSVLRRAGIALETRTRQAYVDGRIIQLSAREAALLEHLMRNAGSVLSREDLLSDVWGYEASEGSNVVDVYVRYLRRKLGAHRIITVRGQGYRLEGDELA, translated from the coding sequence ATGAGCCACGACAGCCGGCCCCGCCGACGCCTCCTCATCGCCGAGGACGAGGCCCGCATAGCCTCCTACCTCTCGGAACGCTTCACCGCCCAAGGCTTTCGCACCACCGTCGTCACCGACGGGGAGACGGCCCGGCGCGTGGCCATGTCGGGCGGTTACGACCTCATGATCCTGGACATCGGTCTGCCCGGCGAGGACGGCTTCACCGTCGTCACCCGCCTCCGCGCGGCGGCCAGTGTCCTGCCGGTCATCATCCTCACGGCTCGTGACACCGTCGCCGACACGGTGCACGGCCTGGAGGGCGGCGCCGACGACTACATGACGAAACCCTTCAGCTTCGACGAACTCCTCGCCCGCGTCCGCCTGCGCCTGCGCCTGCGCGAGACCGACAGCTCCGTCCTGCGCCGCGCTGGAATCGCCCTGGAAACCCGCACCCGCCAGGCATATGTCGACGGCCGGATTATCCAGCTCAGCGCCCGGGAGGCGGCCCTGCTGGAACACCTCATGCGCAACGCCGGCAGTGTGCTCAGCCGGGAAGACCTGCTTTCCGACGTCTGGGGATACGAGGCGTCGGAAGGCTCCAACGTCGTCGACGTGTACGTCCGTTACCTCCGCCGCAAGCTGGGCGCGCACAGGATCATCACGGTGCGTGGACAGGGCTACCGCCTTGAGGGCGACGAACTCGCGTGA
- a CDS encoding DUF6256 family protein, producing the protein MLPVSLNITLMLSGYLLVMGYLGLGLLIMRRRPIRRWRRAQRIAPAPGRHGWPALVRQVAGTAIGGYVVLVAVAVGYYHGVTRLGGQFLLSAVTGPALLIGLTLPAFLLASWVATRRRK; encoded by the coding sequence ATGCTGCCCGTGTCCCTCAACATCACGCTCATGCTGAGCGGTTATCTGCTGGTCATGGGCTACCTCGGCCTCGGCCTGCTCATCATGCGCCGCCGCCCGATCCGACGCTGGAGACGTGCGCAACGCATCGCGCCGGCACCAGGCAGGCACGGCTGGCCCGCGCTGGTACGCCAGGTAGCGGGCACCGCGATCGGCGGATACGTGGTGCTGGTGGCTGTGGCGGTCGGCTATTACCACGGTGTCACCCGCCTGGGAGGCCAATTCCTCTTGAGCGCGGTAACGGGCCCAGCACTTCTGATCGGCCTCACCCTGCCCGCGTTCCTCTTGGCCTCGTGGGTCGCCACACGTCGACGCAAATAG
- a CDS encoding cell wall metabolism sensor histidine kinase WalK, which yields MRTAEPAPPKRAVGMPGRHPFRSIRVRLLGRMLVLVGLTLASLTGAESFILTARLNERVDRELAHDIEAFRSFATGTAGGSGPAPGGVRALFVSYLEGHIPAHGQTLITLVDGVPYRRSAEKPPARLDTDRALMSMAAKVRSPSYGDAKSPAGSVRFVAVPVTVAGDSARGVLVIATFTQQERDHINDSIRIQIYLGLGAVLLSACVGWIFASRIVAPLRLLRDTARSIHESDITRRIPVQDRDEIGQLADTFNDMLDHLDDAFTTKRQFMNDVGHELRTPITIVLSQLESLPDDSADRAQTVAVITDELHRMHRMAEELLMLAKARRPDALRPEDLSLSELIEEVYVKAAALAERRWLLDFVENPHHDTLHADRQLLTQAMIQLAQNAAQHTEEHARIWIGGRAAADRVELWVKDTGPGIRLVDQQRIFERFVRAEESRGRTGAGLGLAIVKAIAEAHHGEIHVDSAPGRGATFTLRIPYVTRALNSSPQKP from the coding sequence GTGAGGACGGCTGAGCCCGCCCCGCCGAAGCGGGCCGTCGGCATGCCCGGGCGCCATCCGTTCCGGTCGATCCGCGTGCGTCTGCTCGGGCGGATGCTGGTGCTCGTCGGGCTGACGCTGGCGAGCCTCACCGGCGCGGAATCGTTCATCCTCACGGCTCGTCTGAACGAACGCGTGGATCGCGAACTCGCCCACGACATCGAGGCGTTCCGCTCCTTCGCGACCGGCACCGCGGGCGGTTCGGGGCCGGCCCCCGGTGGAGTCCGCGCCCTCTTCGTCTCCTACCTGGAGGGTCACATACCGGCGCACGGCCAGACCCTGATCACCCTGGTCGACGGAGTTCCGTACCGCCGCTCCGCCGAGAAGCCGCCGGCCCGCCTGGACACCGACCGCGCGCTGATGAGCATGGCCGCCAAAGTCCGCTCACCCTCCTACGGCGACGCGAAGAGCCCGGCGGGCTCCGTACGGTTCGTGGCCGTGCCGGTGACGGTGGCGGGCGACTCCGCGCGGGGCGTGCTCGTCATCGCCACCTTCACCCAGCAAGAACGCGACCACATAAACGACTCGATCCGCATCCAGATCTATCTCGGCCTCGGCGCCGTGCTGCTCTCCGCCTGCGTCGGCTGGATCTTCGCCAGCCGTATCGTCGCGCCGCTGCGGCTCCTGCGGGACACCGCCCGCTCCATCCACGAGTCGGACATCACCCGCCGCATCCCCGTCCAGGACAGAGACGAGATCGGCCAACTGGCAGACACCTTCAACGACATGCTCGACCACCTGGACGACGCCTTCACCACCAAGCGGCAGTTCATGAACGACGTCGGCCACGAACTGCGTACCCCCATCACCATTGTGCTCAGCCAGTTGGAGAGCCTCCCCGACGACTCCGCGGACCGCGCCCAGACCGTCGCGGTCATCACCGACGAACTGCACCGCATGCACCGCATGGCGGAGGAACTCCTCATGCTGGCCAAGGCCCGCCGCCCCGACGCCCTGCGCCCCGAGGACCTCAGCCTTTCCGAACTGATCGAGGAGGTCTACGTGAAGGCCGCCGCGCTGGCCGAACGCCGCTGGCTCCTCGACTTCGTCGAGAACCCGCACCACGACACCCTCCACGCCGACCGCCAGCTCCTCACCCAGGCCATGATCCAACTCGCCCAGAACGCCGCTCAGCACACCGAGGAACACGCCCGGATCTGGATCGGCGGCCGGGCCGCAGCCGACAGGGTCGAACTGTGGGTCAAGGACACCGGTCCCGGCATCCGACTCGTGGACCAGCAACGCATCTTCGAGCGATTCGTCCGTGCCGAGGAAAGCCGCGGCAGAACCGGAGCGGGCCTCGGACTCGCCATCGTCAAGGCCATAGCCGAGGCACACCACGGAGAGATCCACGTCGACAGTGCTCCGGGCCGAGGGGCGACCTTCACCCTGCGCATCCCGTACGTCACGCGCGCCCTGAACAGCAGTCCGCAGAAACCATGA
- a CDS encoding benzoate/H(+) symporter BenE family transporter produces the protein MQAVLAPLGAFGINLAAMTADDLHRRRGPPRPAAALPRGVWAGVFYLCVGLLGASVALLLTAMPHALVLAVAGVGPLTTIEASLASALPDPASREAAVVTFLATASGVTLLGIGSAFWGLLAGVLTSVLASVGRRRRATASASPPHPPRIPPASPPHPPPAAGHGSLAHT, from the coding sequence GTGCAGGCGGTGCTCGCGCCGCTCGGGGCGTTCGGCATCAACCTGGCGGCGATGACCGCCGACGATCTGCACCGTCGACGGGGCCCACCCCGACCGGCAGCGGCGCTACCTCGTGGCGTGTGGGCGGGCGTCTTCTACCTGTGCGTCGGGCTGCTCGGCGCGAGCGTCGCCCTGCTGCTCACCGCGATGCCTCACGCGCTCGTCCTGGCTGTCGCTGGGGTCGGCCCGCTCACCACGATCGAGGCGTCCCTGGCCAGTGCCCTGCCGGACCCCGCGTCCAGGGAGGCGGCCGTCGTCACCTTCCTCGCCACGGCCTCCGGTGTGACGCTGCTCGGCATCGGGTCCGCGTTCTGGGGGCTGCTCGCGGGGGTGCTCACCAGCGTCCTCGCGTCGGTGGGACGGCGGCGCCGAGCCACCGCATCCGCATCCCCCCCGCATCCCCCCCGCATCCCCCCCGCATCCCCCCCGCATCCCCCCCCCGCAGCCGGTCACGGCAGCCTCGCGCACACCTGA
- a CDS encoding TerC family protein — protein MLEVPLWLWGAFAATVVVSLAVDLLAHRTAHVIGFKEAAAWSGLWVGLALVFAGVVFLVLGTTAGTEYTTAWLLEKSLSVDNLFVFAVIFAYFKVPRAYQHRVLFFGVMGALIFRGIFLSLGVAVVSRFTAVLFAFAAVLFYSTYKLLKGDEETFDPGKSFALRLLRKVVPVRDEYAGMKFFVKEAGKRVATPLLAVVAAIEAADLIFAVDSVPAVLAVSDDAFIVYTSNAFAILGLRALYFMLAGLLDRFHYLNRGLAIILAFIGIKLILQASHKLISPDIPEIPSPISLAVIVVVLAASVVLSLLRPVPIPVAPAAEEEQPTPRPDTVASNPQPASDPQAEPAQRDDPPDGHADHAAP, from the coding sequence GTGCTTGAGGTCCCGCTCTGGCTGTGGGGAGCGTTCGCCGCGACGGTGGTGGTGTCGCTGGCGGTCGACTTGCTGGCCCACCGCACCGCGCACGTCATCGGTTTCAAGGAAGCTGCCGCCTGGAGCGGGCTCTGGGTGGGTCTCGCTCTGGTTTTCGCCGGCGTCGTCTTCCTCGTCCTCGGTACAACAGCCGGCACCGAGTACACCACCGCATGGCTGCTGGAGAAGAGCCTGTCGGTGGACAACCTCTTCGTCTTCGCGGTGATCTTCGCCTACTTCAAGGTGCCCCGCGCCTACCAACACCGTGTGCTGTTCTTCGGCGTGATGGGTGCCCTGATCTTCCGCGGGATCTTCCTCTCCCTCGGCGTCGCCGTCGTCAGCCGCTTCACCGCGGTGCTGTTCGCCTTCGCCGCGGTCCTCTTCTACAGCACCTACAAGCTCCTCAAGGGCGACGAGGAGACGTTCGACCCCGGCAAGAGCTTCGCCCTGCGGCTGCTCCGCAAGGTCGTCCCCGTGCGGGACGAGTACGCGGGCATGAAGTTCTTCGTCAAGGAGGCCGGCAAGCGCGTGGCCACCCCGCTCCTCGCGGTGGTGGCCGCTATTGAGGCCGCGGACCTGATCTTCGCGGTCGACAGTGTGCCGGCCGTCCTGGCTGTCAGCGACGACGCCTTCATCGTCTACACAAGCAACGCGTTCGCGATCCTGGGCCTGCGCGCCCTGTACTTCATGCTGGCGGGGCTACTGGACCGCTTCCACTACCTCAACAGGGGCCTCGCGATCATCCTGGCCTTCATCGGCATCAAGCTCATCCTCCAGGCATCCCACAAGCTGATCAGTCCCGACATCCCGGAAATCCCCTCACCGATCAGCCTCGCGGTCATCGTCGTCGTCCTGGCCGCCTCCGTCGTACTCAGCCTGCTGCGCCCCGTCCCGATCCCAGTTGCCCCCGCCGCTGAGGAGGAGCAACCAACCCCGCGACCAGACACGGTTGCCAGTAACCCACAGCCCGCCAGCGACCCGCAGGCCGAGCCGGCTCAGCGAGACGATCCACCCGACGGGCACGCTGACCACGCCGCACCTTGA
- a CDS encoding L-threonylcarbamoyladenylate synthase: MKARTTDIEKAAGVLRAGGLVAFPTETVYGLGANAEDSAAVARVFQVKGRPPSHPLIVHLGGADHLGDWVEDVPATACLLAERFWPGPLTLVLRRGRRVPLEATGGLETVAVRVPDHPVALALLAAFGGGVAAPSANRFGSVSPTTANHVRAELGDAVDFVLDGGPCQVGVESTIVDATGEIPSVLRPGGVTREDLEAVLGCPLAVHSTSRVRVPGQHPSHYAPCARVVLVEPEKVVAEAELAQELGHQVGVFLPPSFADAPVKVHAVVAVPGSMAAYARGLYGFLRELDQRGCDLIVASLPVEEGLGLAIANRLRRAAGPRPSAAQPTTSRRPTRG, translated from the coding sequence GTGAAGGCAAGAACCACTGACATCGAGAAGGCGGCCGGTGTGCTGCGCGCCGGAGGGCTGGTGGCCTTCCCTACCGAAACCGTCTACGGTCTGGGCGCCAACGCCGAGGACTCCGCCGCTGTCGCGCGCGTCTTCCAGGTCAAGGGGCGCCCGCCCTCCCACCCGCTGATCGTCCACCTCGGCGGCGCGGACCACCTGGGTGACTGGGTTGAGGACGTGCCCGCGACGGCGTGCCTGTTGGCCGAACGCTTTTGGCCGGGGCCACTCACGCTGGTCCTGCGGCGCGGTCGCAGGGTTCCCCTCGAAGCGACTGGTGGACTGGAGACGGTGGCCGTGCGGGTGCCCGACCACCCCGTCGCACTCGCGCTTCTGGCGGCCTTCGGCGGCGGTGTCGCGGCCCCGTCAGCCAACCGCTTCGGCTCGGTCAGCCCCACCACTGCGAACCACGTCCGTGCGGAGCTCGGTGATGCCGTCGACTTCGTGCTGGACGGCGGCCCCTGCCAGGTCGGCGTCGAGTCGACCATCGTCGACGCCACGGGCGAGATCCCGAGCGTCCTTCGGCCTGGCGGGGTGACGCGCGAGGACCTCGAAGCGGTGCTGGGGTGCCCGCTTGCGGTCCATTCGACGAGCCGCGTTCGAGTGCCGGGCCAGCATCCGTCCCACTACGCGCCGTGTGCACGGGTCGTCCTCGTCGAGCCCGAGAAGGTCGTCGCCGAAGCGGAACTCGCGCAGGAGCTCGGGCACCAGGTGGGCGTCTTTCTTCCGCCCTCCTTCGCCGACGCTCCGGTCAAGGTGCACGCCGTGGTGGCGGTCCCCGGTTCGATGGCCGCCTACGCGCGCGGCCTGTACGGGTTCCTGCGCGAGCTCGACCAGCGGGGGTGCGACCTCATCGTCGCGTCCTTGCCGGTGGAGGAGGGGCTGGGACTCGCGATCGCCAACCGGCTCCGCCGCGCCGCCGGGCCCCGACCCTCCGCGGCACAGCCGACAACCTCGCGTCGGCCTACGAGAGGGTGA
- a CDS encoding SulP family inorganic anion transporter, protein MLSKFPYLRQDFAASIVVFLVAVPLCVGVAVASGVPAELGLITGIVGGLITGLMPGSSLQVSGPAAGLTVLVFEAVSEFGVAALGVIVLIAGLLQLAMGFLRIGRWFRAISVAVVEGMLCGIGLVIIAGQIYAAAGLKAPDTGIGKIVGLPGAFADALGSTEALTSLAIGAGTVAVIVLWKKLPKKAQAVPGALAAVMLATLASLAFSLPVATVEVEGLLGVIQPPGADAFGELAGPAIWGTIIAFALIASAESLFSAAAVDRLHDGPRTQYDKEMIAQGAGNTVCGLLGALPMTAVIVRSSANVNAGAKTKASRVLHGVWLLLFAAALPAALALIPLPALAGILVHAGWKLIPFRQVAELWRGNKGEALILVVTAVSIVVVNMFEGVLIGLALAVIKTAWEASHLKTEVIDKGAGPIQVYLSGNATFLRLPKILDSLEALPQDRPIEVDLSGLYHLDHACRTALENWAERHSAPDTDPVKVTNAEPVKATEP, encoded by the coding sequence GTGCTGTCGAAGTTCCCTTACCTGCGGCAGGACTTCGCCGCCTCCATCGTCGTCTTCCTGGTCGCCGTGCCGCTGTGCGTCGGCGTGGCGGTCGCCTCCGGCGTCCCCGCGGAGCTGGGCCTGATCACCGGCATCGTCGGCGGCCTGATCACCGGGCTCATGCCCGGCAGCAGTCTGCAGGTGTCCGGCCCGGCCGCGGGCCTGACCGTGCTGGTCTTCGAGGCGGTCAGCGAGTTCGGAGTGGCCGCGCTCGGCGTGATCGTGCTGATCGCCGGGCTGCTCCAGCTCGCCATGGGCTTCCTCCGGATCGGCCGCTGGTTCAGGGCGATATCCGTCGCCGTCGTGGAGGGCATGCTCTGCGGCATCGGTCTGGTGATCATCGCCGGGCAGATTTACGCGGCGGCGGGCCTGAAGGCTCCGGATACAGGCATCGGCAAGATCGTGGGCCTGCCCGGTGCGTTCGCCGACGCGCTCGGCAGCACCGAGGCGCTGACCTCGCTCGCGATCGGCGCGGGCACCGTCGCCGTCATCGTGCTGTGGAAGAAGCTGCCGAAGAAGGCGCAGGCCGTGCCCGGCGCCCTCGCGGCGGTGATGCTGGCCACTCTCGCCTCGCTCGCCTTCAGCCTGCCGGTCGCCACGGTCGAGGTGGAGGGCCTGCTCGGCGTCATCCAGCCGCCCGGCGCGGACGCCTTCGGCGAACTCGCCGGCCCGGCCATCTGGGGCACGATCATCGCGTTCGCACTGATCGCCTCCGCCGAGTCGCTGTTCAGCGCGGCGGCCGTGGACCGGCTGCACGACGGCCCGCGCACGCAGTACGACAAGGAGATGATCGCCCAGGGCGCGGGCAACACGGTGTGCGGTCTGCTCGGCGCGCTGCCGATGACCGCGGTGATCGTGCGCAGCTCCGCCAACGTCAACGCGGGCGCGAAGACGAAGGCGTCACGGGTGCTGCACGGCGTGTGGCTGCTGCTGTTCGCCGCCGCGCTGCCCGCCGCGCTGGCGCTTATCCCGCTGCCCGCGCTCGCCGGCATCCTGGTGCACGCGGGCTGGAAGCTGATCCCGTTCCGCCAGGTCGCGGAGCTGTGGCGGGGTAACAAGGGTGAGGCGCTGATCCTCGTGGTCACGGCCGTGTCGATCGTCGTGGTGAACATGTTCGAGGGGGTGCTCATCGGTCTGGCCCTGGCGGTGATCAAGACGGCCTGGGAGGCATCGCACCTGAAGACGGAGGTCATAGACAAGGGCGCCGGGCCGATCCAGGTGTACCTGTCGGGCAACGCGACGTTCCTGCGGCTGCCGAAGATACTCGACAGCCTGGAGGCGCTTCCGCAGGACCGGCCGATCGAGGTGGACCTGTCCGGGCTGTACCACCTCGACCACGCCTGCCGCACGGCCCTGGAGAACTGGGCGGAGCGGCACAGCGCACCCGACACCGACCCGGTGAAGGTCACGAACGCGGAGCCGGTGAAGGCCACGGAGCCGTAA